In Salinibacterium sp. ZJ70, one DNA window encodes the following:
- a CDS encoding zinc-ribbon domain-containing protein — translation MPGFNDFGTTDPDLAAEWHPRKNLLDPSDTMGSGRLFWWMCTRAGHEIQQTIPHRRASRGCSSYPQDERVRPASH, via the coding sequence ATGCCTGGGTTCAACGACTTCGGCACGACCGACCCCGACCTGGCAGCAGAGTGGCACCCCCGGAAGAACCTGCTCGACCCGTCCGACACCATGGGATCCGGTCGACTCTTCTGGTGGATGTGCACCCGTGCCGGGCACGAAATCCAGCAGACCATCCCGCACCGACGAGCTTCTCGCGGCTGCTCAAGCTACCCGCAGGACGAGAGGGTCAGGCCCGCAAGCCACTGA
- a CDS encoding Dps family protein, producing MTETKTRKTPAGAGARTSRRQNAEGGFTASKKLTEDMQKVLVDLIELAGQGKQAHWNVVGRNFRDTHRILDEIIDLARGFSDEVAERMRALHAIPDGRSDTVAATTTLPEFPAGEVLTTDVIDLITVRLEAVVATVRGVHDEVDEEDPTTADLLHAVIEKLEQYAWMVSAENRTPAGK from the coding sequence ATGACCGAGACGAAGACGCGCAAGACCCCTGCCGGCGCCGGTGCTCGCACGAGCCGACGCCAGAACGCCGAGGGAGGCTTCACCGCCTCCAAGAAGCTCACCGAGGACATGCAGAAAGTGCTGGTCGACCTCATCGAGCTCGCTGGTCAGGGCAAGCAGGCGCACTGGAACGTGGTCGGGCGCAACTTCCGCGACACCCACCGCATCCTCGACGAGATCATCGACCTCGCCCGCGGCTTCAGCGACGAGGTGGCCGAGCGGATGCGCGCCCTGCACGCCATCCCGGACGGGCGCAGCGACACCGTCGCCGCGACCACGACGCTTCCGGAGTTCCCTGCCGGTGAGGTGCTGACGACCGACGTCATCGACCTCATCACCGTTCGGCTCGAAGCCGTCGTGGCCACGGTCCGCGGCGTGCACGACGAGGTCGACGAGGAGGATCCCACGACCGCCGACCTGCTGCACGCCGTCATCGAGAAGCTCGAGCAGTACGCCTGGATGGTGTCGGCAGAGAATCGGACTCCCGCGGGCAAGTAG
- a CDS encoding acyl-CoA thioesterase, giving the protein MPGDVDAEIAFRSRRWVKPEDLNAHGTLFGGSLLRWIDEEAAIYAIVQIGNPRAVTKLISEVEFVSSASQSDLIELGIVATTFGRTSITLRAEVRNMITRQRILAIERIVFVGLDEEGVPLPHGYSTITYDRDRLPTE; this is encoded by the coding sequence ATGCCGGGTGATGTCGACGCGGAGATCGCGTTCCGCTCGCGGCGCTGGGTGAAGCCCGAGGACCTGAATGCTCACGGCACCCTCTTCGGCGGCAGCCTCCTGCGGTGGATCGACGAGGAGGCCGCGATCTATGCGATCGTGCAGATCGGCAACCCGCGGGCTGTCACGAAGCTCATCTCGGAGGTCGAGTTCGTGTCGTCGGCGAGCCAGAGCGACCTCATCGAGCTCGGCATCGTGGCGACGACGTTCGGACGCACCTCGATCACGCTGCGCGCGGAAGTGCGCAACATGATCACGCGGCAGCGCATCCTCGCGATCGAGCGGATCGTGTTCGTGGGACTCGACGAGGAGGGCGTTCCACTGCCGCACGGCTACTCGACCATCACGTACGATCGGGACCGCCTGCCTACAGAGTGA
- a CDS encoding tartrate dehydrogenase translates to MRSHTIDVIAGDGIGKEVTPAAVSCIDAVAAHHDFRITWRDRDWGSDRYLAEGAMMPADGIEQLRDGDGIFLGAVGHPDIDDAVTLWGLLIPIRRAFDLYLNIRPIRLLPGVEPRVTRNSDIDVVVVRENVEGEYSEVGGRAYHGTPDAMAFQQALFTRRGVARVAEYAAELAASRSGRLVSATKSNGIIHSMPFWDEVVAETVAQHPGVELESVLIDALSARVVLAPNSLDVVVASNLFGDILSDLAAAVAGSIGIAPSANINTDRSVPSMFEPVHGTAPDIVGKGLANPVGALWAGAMMLEHLGEVAAAAALTAAFEGALADGVSTRDLGGTASTSEFVAEVLRRIG, encoded by the coding sequence ATGCGCTCGCACACCATCGACGTCATCGCCGGCGACGGCATCGGCAAGGAGGTCACGCCTGCGGCGGTCTCCTGCATCGACGCCGTCGCCGCTCACCACGACTTCCGCATCACCTGGCGTGACCGCGATTGGGGCTCGGATCGCTATCTGGCCGAGGGCGCGATGATGCCGGCGGACGGCATCGAGCAGCTGCGAGACGGCGACGGCATCTTCCTCGGGGCTGTCGGCCACCCTGACATCGACGACGCCGTGACCCTGTGGGGGCTGCTGATCCCCATCCGGCGCGCCTTCGATCTGTACCTCAACATCCGACCGATCCGCCTTCTTCCGGGCGTTGAGCCGCGCGTCACCCGCAACTCCGACATCGACGTCGTGGTCGTGCGCGAGAACGTGGAGGGCGAGTACTCGGAGGTCGGAGGCCGCGCCTACCACGGCACCCCCGATGCGATGGCCTTCCAGCAGGCTCTCTTCACCCGGCGGGGTGTCGCACGCGTCGCCGAGTACGCCGCCGAGCTCGCCGCCAGCCGCAGCGGACGCCTCGTTTCGGCCACGAAGTCGAACGGGATCATCCACTCGATGCCGTTCTGGGATGAGGTCGTCGCCGAGACGGTCGCCCAGCACCCCGGGGTGGAGCTCGAGAGTGTGCTCATCGACGCCCTTTCGGCCCGCGTCGTGCTCGCCCCGAACAGCCTCGACGTCGTGGTGGCCTCGAACCTCTTCGGCGACATCCTCTCCGACCTCGCGGCCGCTGTCGCGGGCTCGATCGGTATCGCCCCCTCGGCCAACATCAACACCGACCGCTCCGTGCCGTCGATGTTCGAGCCGGTGCACGGCACCGCCCCCGACATCGTGGGGAAGGGGCTCGCGAACCCGGTCGGCGCTCTCTGGGCGGGAGCGATGATGCTCGAGCACCTCGGTGAGGTCGCCGCCGCCGCCGCCCTCACCGCCGCGTTCGAGGGTGCCCTCGCCGATGGCGTCAGCACGCGCGATCTCGGCGGCACGGCGAGCACGTCGGAGTTCGTCGCAGAGGTGCTGCGCCGCATCGGCTGA
- a CDS encoding VOC family protein translates to MALLSDQYDPGPGISHAGSISLGTRDIEKSLWFFRDILGMEEVERDGDVAYLRAYQELRHHSMVLRQQDTDVVNAFSFRTRRPQDVELFYEHLLKQEVEAVEVPAGTEKGRGTAVRFLLPGGTHPIELYYDMEKVDAPEEIRSRLPSNSSTRRGLGVRRLDHFNVQTSPQTINQTERWARENLGLKRREFAYLPDHPETLMASWTSVTSQVHDIAFVANREEKIGQLHHLAYNMENMSDVLTAADVLRDLDVSYGVGPGKHGIGQAMYLYVHDPGSDHRVELYAGGYQIFDEDWEAIEWRPEEFPEGLTWYGDPIVTTPGSRGRDTTGVAGLENPLLAP, encoded by the coding sequence ATGGCACTTCTGTCTGATCAGTACGACCCGGGCCCCGGGATCTCCCACGCTGGCTCGATCAGCCTGGGCACGCGCGACATCGAGAAGTCGCTGTGGTTCTTCCGCGACATCCTCGGCATGGAGGAGGTGGAGCGCGACGGCGACGTCGCGTACCTCCGCGCGTACCAAGAGCTGCGCCACCACTCGATGGTCCTGCGTCAGCAGGACACCGATGTGGTGAACGCGTTCTCGTTCCGCACCCGTCGTCCGCAGGACGTCGAGCTGTTCTACGAGCACCTGCTGAAGCAGGAGGTCGAGGCAGTCGAAGTTCCCGCTGGAACCGAGAAGGGGCGCGGCACCGCGGTGCGCTTCCTCCTCCCCGGCGGCACGCACCCGATCGAGCTGTACTACGACATGGAGAAGGTCGACGCGCCGGAGGAGATCCGGTCGCGCCTCCCCTCCAACAGCTCCACGCGTCGTGGACTGGGCGTTCGCCGCCTCGACCACTTCAACGTGCAGACCTCGCCCCAGACGATCAACCAGACCGAGCGCTGGGCGCGCGAGAACCTGGGCCTCAAGCGTCGCGAGTTCGCCTACCTTCCCGACCACCCTGAGACCCTCATGGCCTCGTGGACCTCGGTCACCTCGCAGGTGCACGACATCGCGTTCGTCGCCAACCGCGAGGAGAAGATCGGCCAGCTGCACCACCTCGCGTACAACATGGAGAACATGAGCGACGTGCTCACGGCGGCCGACGTGCTCCGTGACCTCGACGTCTCGTACGGCGTGGGCCCCGGCAAGCACGGCATCGGCCAGGCCATGTACCTGTACGTGCACGACCCCGGCTCGGACCACCGCGTGGAGCTGTACGCGGGCGGCTACCAGATCTTCGATGAGGACTGGGAGGCCATCGAGTGGCGTCCGGAGGAGTTCCCCGAGGGGCTCACCTGGTACGGCGACCCGATTGTCACCACCCCTGGCAGCCGCGGTCGCGACACCACCGGTGTCGCGGGGCTCGAGAACCCGCTTCTCGCGCCGTAA
- a CDS encoding alpha/beta fold hydrolase: MDLVETSFSQGFIDAGGYRTRYLRAGDPDNPRKLLLLHGITGHAEAYSRNMQAHGEHFDVFAFDFIGHGYSAKPEHPLEIKHYIDHVHGVMDALGAEKYYMSGESLGGWTTAKFSQLHPERVERIVLNTMGGTMANPAVMERLFTLSMEAAKDPSWERVKARLEWLMADPTMVTDDLIRVRQRIFQQPEWEMACRMNMALQDLETRKRNMLSDDDLRAISVPAMVLWTTKDPSGPVDEARRIAGLIPDAELAVIDEAGHWPQYEKADEFNRIHLEFLLRDR; this comes from the coding sequence ATGGACCTCGTTGAGACCAGCTTCTCGCAGGGATTCATCGATGCGGGGGGGTACCGAACGCGCTACTTGCGCGCCGGTGATCCCGACAACCCGCGCAAGCTCCTCCTCCTCCACGGCATCACGGGGCACGCCGAGGCGTACAGCCGGAACATGCAGGCGCACGGCGAGCACTTCGACGTGTTCGCGTTCGACTTCATCGGCCATGGCTACTCTGCCAAGCCCGAGCACCCGCTCGAGATCAAGCACTACATCGATCACGTGCACGGCGTGATGGATGCCCTCGGTGCCGAGAAGTACTACATGTCGGGCGAGTCGCTCGGAGGCTGGACCACGGCGAAGTTCTCGCAGCTGCACCCCGAGCGCGTCGAGCGCATCGTGCTCAACACCATGGGCGGCACGATGGCGAACCCCGCCGTGATGGAGCGTCTGTTCACCCTCTCGATGGAGGCCGCCAAGGACCCGTCGTGGGAGCGCGTCAAGGCTCGTCTCGAGTGGCTGATGGCTGACCCGACGATGGTGACCGACGACCTCATCCGCGTTCGCCAGCGCATCTTCCAGCAGCCCGAGTGGGAGATGGCGTGCCGCATGAACATGGCCCTCCAGGATCTGGAGACGCGCAAGCGCAACATGCTCTCCGACGACGACCTGCGCGCCATTTCGGTGCCGGCGATGGTGCTGTGGACGACGAAGGACCCCTCGGGTCCCGTCGACGAAGCCCGTCGCATCGCGGGCCTCATCCCCGATGCCGAGCTCGCTGTCATCGACGAGGCCGGCCACTGGCCTCAGTACGAGAAGGCCGACGAGTTCAACCGAATCCACCTGGAGTTCCTGCTCCGCGACCGCTGA
- a CDS encoding 2-keto-4-pentenoate hydratase: MSELTYDEQAVAQAAEVLYEAQRTAQPAEPVKDIVGEGNVDAAYAVQELLMSRRESDGLARIGRKVGLTNPAVQAQLGVDQPDFGVLLSDMDVTGVEAVDMSRLISPRIEAEIAFVLARDVDAVDRASVVAAVGSARAAFEIVDSRVRDWRISIVDTIADNASSALFVLGDVELPLDGFDPVAIPMSLTADGAVVSSGSGAACMGDPVNALVWVAETAARVGRPLRAGEVVLSGALGPMVPFTAGTSYTADLGILGTVTAVAGR; encoded by the coding sequence GTGAGCGAGCTCACGTACGACGAGCAGGCAGTCGCCCAGGCGGCGGAGGTGCTCTACGAAGCGCAGCGCACGGCGCAGCCGGCGGAGCCCGTCAAGGACATCGTCGGCGAAGGCAACGTCGATGCCGCGTACGCCGTGCAGGAGCTGCTGATGTCGCGCCGCGAATCCGACGGACTCGCCCGCATCGGGCGCAAGGTAGGGCTCACCAACCCGGCCGTGCAGGCGCAGCTTGGGGTCGACCAGCCCGACTTCGGCGTGCTGCTCTCCGACATGGACGTCACCGGGGTCGAGGCCGTCGACATGTCGCGTCTTATCTCCCCGCGCATCGAGGCCGAGATCGCCTTCGTGTTGGCACGCGACGTGGACGCCGTGGACCGCGCATCCGTCGTGGCCGCCGTCGGATCGGCCCGCGCCGCATTCGAGATCGTCGACTCGCGGGTGCGCGACTGGCGCATCTCGATCGTCGACACAATCGCGGACAACGCCTCGAGCGCGCTGTTCGTGCTGGGCGATGTCGAGCTTCCGCTCGACGGCTTCGACCCGGTCGCGATTCCCATGTCGCTCACTGCCGACGGCGCGGTCGTGTCGAGCGGCAGCGGTGCCGCGTGCATGGGCGACCCGGTGAACGCACTCGTCTGGGTGGCCGAGACGGCCGCCCGCGTCGGCCGGCCACTGCGGGCGGGCGAGGTGGTCCTCTCGGGCGCCCTTGGACCGATGGTCCCCTTCACCGCAGGAACCAGTTACACCGCCGATCTCGGCATTCTCGGCACCGTCACCGCAGTCGCGGGCCGGTAG
- a CDS encoding SDR family NAD(P)-dependent oxidoreductase — protein sequence MSGLGRLTGRRALVTGAGSGIGAAISRGYAAEGAQVLIVDRDAAAAEAVAQEIVAASGVAVAHTCDVGDEASVAAAFERIDDVFGGIDILVNAAGILRRHSFLDTDETSWDLMLRINALGPLLCTQQAAQRFIAQGEATRGAGKIVNICSTSSRQATGDFTAYAASKAALLSLTQSTAKGLAPHGITVNGIGPGIVDTPLWRADALTLADRTLSDYTSKIPLGRLSQAEDLVPTAVFLAADDSDYMTGQLLMVDGGMVMM from the coding sequence GTGAGCGGTCTCGGAAGACTCACCGGTCGACGTGCTCTCGTCACCGGAGCCGGCAGCGGCATCGGCGCCGCCATTTCGCGCGGCTATGCCGCCGAAGGGGCGCAGGTACTGATCGTCGACCGCGACGCCGCCGCCGCGGAAGCCGTCGCGCAGGAGATCGTCGCCGCGTCCGGAGTCGCTGTCGCGCACACGTGCGATGTCGGCGATGAGGCATCCGTTGCGGCCGCCTTCGAGCGCATCGACGACGTCTTCGGCGGCATCGACATCCTCGTGAACGCCGCGGGCATCCTGCGTCGTCACTCGTTCCTCGACACCGACGAGACCAGCTGGGATCTCATGCTGCGCATCAACGCACTCGGGCCGCTGCTGTGCACGCAGCAGGCGGCGCAGCGCTTCATCGCGCAGGGCGAAGCGACGCGCGGCGCGGGCAAGATCGTCAACATCTGCAGCACGTCCTCGCGGCAGGCCACAGGTGACTTCACGGCCTACGCCGCCAGCAAGGCCGCGCTGCTGTCGCTCACCCAGTCCACCGCGAAGGGCCTCGCCCCGCACGGGATCACGGTGAACGGCATCGGGCCGGGCATCGTCGACACGCCTCTCTGGCGAGCCGACGCGCTGACGCTTGCTGATCGAACGCTCTCCGACTACACGTCGAAGATCCCCCTCGGCCGCCTCTCGCAGGCCGAGGACCTCGTTCCGACGGCGGTATTCCTCGCCGCCGATGACTCCGACTACATGACCGGCCAGCTTCTGATGGTCGACGGCGGGATGGTGATGATGTGA
- a CDS encoding SDR family oxidoreductase, translated as MSTGPMRALVTGASSGIGRAIAREFAERGYALVLVARGADSLGELRDELTGISSASHEVLAADLGAREGVAAVSARLQATDEPVDVLVHSAGIGLPPGGYLGNPVDASVAVNRVSIDALTELAHAALPGMLDRDRGGLLTVASIAGFLPGTAAITYSASKAWAQTFGEGLNQLLRRTGVTSTVVAPGFVRSGFHGRAGLGASGIHNMMWCAPEQVASAAVRAFEKRRALVVPGGIWKAVYAAYRILPRSATRALFASYMTWTARRGS; from the coding sequence ATGAGCACCGGCCCCATGCGCGCGCTCGTGACGGGTGCGTCCTCCGGCATCGGCCGCGCGATCGCGCGCGAGTTCGCGGAGCGCGGCTATGCCCTCGTGCTGGTCGCCCGCGGCGCGGATTCGCTCGGCGAGCTGCGTGACGAGCTCACCGGCATCTCGTCGGCATCCCACGAGGTGCTCGCCGCCGACCTGGGCGCGCGCGAGGGCGTTGCCGCCGTCTCCGCGCGACTTCAGGCGACGGACGAGCCGGTCGACGTGCTCGTGCACTCCGCTGGCATCGGGCTGCCGCCCGGGGGTTACCTCGGCAACCCGGTCGACGCGTCGGTCGCGGTCAACCGCGTCAGCATCGACGCCCTTACCGAGCTCGCGCACGCGGCGCTCCCCGGCATGCTCGACCGCGACCGCGGAGGCCTGCTCACCGTCGCCTCGATCGCCGGCTTCCTGCCCGGAACTGCCGCGATCACCTACTCGGCATCGAAGGCGTGGGCCCAGACCTTCGGCGAAGGACTCAACCAGCTGCTGCGCAGGACGGGCGTCACGAGCACTGTGGTCGCCCCGGGGTTCGTGCGCAGCGGATTCCACGGCCGCGCCGGTCTCGGCGCATCCGGGATCCACAACATGATGTGGTGCGCCCCTGAGCAGGTGGCTTCCGCTGCGGTGCGCGCCTTCGAGAAGCGGCGCGCGCTCGTGGTGCCGGGAGGGATCTGGAAGGCCGTCTACGCGGCGTACCGAATCCTGCCCCGCTCGGCCACGCGTGCGCTCTTCGCCTCGTACATGACCTGGACAGCAAGGAGGGGATCGTGA
- a CDS encoding sugar phosphate isomerase/epimerase — translation MRDLGIDHLTALSLEPGAFAHAAADAGFASVSVRTIHIVGGEPEWAVPLDATLVNRVRDAGVAVHAIEAVAITEALALGMDHLRPVLEQGAELGAHLLYSFSDDTDAIRCADTLAALAALASEHGLRLVIEPMPYRAVATLPQAAGIIAERAGAGLIVDTLHASRGGTQPADLARLDPEMLAVIQLCDAPSEAPPSPSPSGLHPLLHEARFDRRLPGAGELPLADFVAEMPSGALVTVEAPISTASGDARTLIADVLRTTRAALGWGDEVSAR, via the coding sequence ATGCGTGACCTCGGCATCGACCACCTCACGGCGCTCTCGCTTGAGCCGGGGGCGTTCGCCCACGCCGCGGCCGATGCTGGCTTCGCGAGCGTGAGCGTGCGCACCATCCACATCGTCGGCGGCGAGCCCGAATGGGCCGTTCCGCTTGACGCGACGCTCGTAAACCGCGTGCGTGACGCCGGTGTGGCCGTGCATGCCATCGAAGCTGTCGCGATCACCGAGGCGCTCGCGCTCGGGATGGACCACCTGCGTCCCGTCCTCGAGCAGGGCGCGGAGCTCGGCGCGCATCTGCTCTACTCGTTCTCCGACGACACCGACGCGATCCGGTGCGCGGACACGCTCGCCGCGCTCGCCGCGCTCGCCTCCGAGCATGGGCTTCGTCTCGTGATCGAGCCGATGCCGTACCGGGCCGTCGCGACCCTGCCGCAGGCGGCCGGGATCATCGCCGAACGCGCCGGAGCGGGCCTCATCGTCGACACGCTGCACGCCTCGCGCGGCGGTACCCAGCCCGCCGACCTCGCCCGGCTCGACCCCGAGATGCTTGCGGTCATACAGCTCTGCGACGCGCCCAGCGAGGCGCCGCCGTCGCCGTCGCCGTCGGGACTGCACCCGCTGCTGCACGAAGCGCGGTTCGATCGCCGTCTGCCCGGCGCCGGCGAGCTTCCGCTCGCCGATTTCGTCGCCGAGATGCCGTCGGGTGCGCTGGTGACCGTCGAAGCTCCCATCTCGACGGCCTCCGGCGACGCGCGGACACTCATCGCCGATGTGCTCCGCACCACGCGGGCCGCACTCGGCTGGGGGGACGAGGTGAGTGCGCGATGA
- a CDS encoding zinc-binding dehydrogenase — MRAAVLAAPRQIHLVDTWPEPVCGAGDVIVAVTAVATCGTDLAYVHGSRDIVEGGLVVGHEAIGVVVAVGADVDASRIGGRVAIEPNYPCTTCRPCLNALPSLCTSRRSPVVTEQGFLAERVAVPADFAWPLPEEVSDEDAVCIEPLAVALSAVRRAGDFSARERIAIAGAGSIGRILVDALHRRGITPAIFDLSGERVQAAVALGARPVEPGERFDLMFETTGSGAGAAAALELVDPDGLFMAIGVGETPIPVDTKVLVRRGLTITGSMIYDHPHDYAAVIDTVARGEARPGAVLHAPFSFEDAQEALVGAAGRVGKTWIRVSSGDWDA, encoded by the coding sequence ATGCGCGCAGCAGTGCTCGCCGCGCCGCGGCAGATCCACCTGGTCGACACCTGGCCCGAGCCGGTGTGTGGGGCAGGCGACGTCATCGTCGCCGTGACCGCCGTCGCCACGTGCGGCACCGATCTCGCCTACGTGCACGGCTCTCGGGACATCGTGGAGGGCGGCCTTGTCGTCGGCCACGAGGCGATCGGAGTGGTCGTCGCCGTCGGTGCGGATGTCGATGCGTCGCGGATCGGCGGGCGTGTCGCCATCGAACCGAACTACCCCTGCACCACCTGCCGCCCCTGCCTGAATGCGCTTCCGTCGCTGTGCACGAGCCGCCGCAGCCCTGTCGTCACCGAGCAGGGCTTCCTCGCCGAGCGCGTGGCGGTTCCCGCCGACTTCGCGTGGCCGCTGCCTGAGGAGGTGTCCGATGAGGACGCCGTCTGCATCGAGCCGCTCGCCGTCGCGCTGAGCGCCGTCCGGCGAGCAGGCGACTTCTCCGCGCGCGAGCGGATCGCGATCGCCGGCGCCGGGTCCATCGGTCGCATCCTCGTAGATGCCCTCCACCGTCGCGGGATCACCCCCGCCATCTTCGACCTCTCCGGGGAGCGCGTGCAGGCTGCCGTCGCCCTCGGCGCGCGACCCGTGGAACCGGGAGAGCGCTTCGACCTCATGTTCGAGACGACCGGCTCGGGTGCGGGCGCTGCCGCGGCCCTCGAGCTGGTGGACCCCGATGGACTGTTCATGGCCATCGGCGTAGGGGAGACCCCGATACCCGTGGACACCAAGGTTCTCGTGCGCCGCGGCCTCACCATCACGGGCTCCATGATCTACGACCACCCGCACGACTATGCGGCGGTCATCGACACGGTGGCGCGCGGCGAGGCTCGGCCGGGCGCCGTCCTCCACGCCCCGTTCTCGTTCGAGGATGCTCAGGAGGCGCTCGTCGGCGCAGCGGGACGTGTCGGCAAGACGTGGATCCGTGTGAGCTCCGGAGACTGGGATGCGTGA
- a CDS encoding SDR family NAD(P)-dependent oxidoreductase produces MNTLASISTVVTGAGKGIGEAIARRYAREGALVAIADIDLAAATSVRDDIVVAGGRALAVEMDVADRVSVRRGIAAAVAEFGRLDVMVNNAGISQSTTLADTTAQVWERHQKVNGLGTLICMQEAARAMIADGIAGKIINLTSISPKRNNADWVAYAASKAMVSSLIASGSRSLAPHGITVTGIAPGIVETPLWNGVHENPADLDARFVAYRAQIPLGRIAVADDLAGAAVFLASEDANYMTGQIITIDGGITA; encoded by the coding sequence ATGAACACGCTCGCATCCATCTCGACCGTCGTCACCGGGGCGGGTAAAGGAATCGGTGAGGCCATCGCGCGCCGCTACGCCCGTGAGGGCGCGCTCGTCGCGATCGCCGATATCGACCTCGCTGCCGCGACCTCCGTACGCGATGACATCGTCGTCGCCGGTGGGCGTGCGCTGGCGGTCGAGATGGATGTGGCCGACCGCGTCTCTGTGAGGCGCGGAATCGCCGCAGCAGTGGCCGAGTTCGGCCGCCTCGATGTCATGGTGAACAACGCTGGCATCTCGCAGTCCACGACCCTCGCCGACACCACGGCGCAGGTCTGGGAGCGCCACCAGAAGGTCAACGGCCTCGGCACGCTCATCTGCATGCAGGAGGCGGCCCGGGCGATGATCGCCGACGGCATCGCAGGCAAGATCATCAACCTCACCTCCATCTCGCCCAAGCGCAACAACGCTGACTGGGTGGCGTACGCCGCCAGCAAGGCGATGGTCTCCTCGCTGATCGCGAGCGGATCGCGTTCGCTCGCGCCCCACGGCATCACGGTCACCGGGATCGCGCCCGGCATCGTCGAGACGCCGCTCTGGAACGGTGTGCACGAGAACCCGGCTGACCTTGACGCGCGCTTCGTCGCGTACCGCGCGCAGATCCCGCTCGGACGGATCGCCGTCGCCGACGACCTGGCCGGCGCGGCGGTGTTCCTCGCCAGCGAGGACGCGAACTACATGACAGGTCAGATCATCACGATCGATGGAGGGATCACGGCCTGA
- a CDS encoding tripartite tricarboxylate transporter substrate binding protein: MKFSMRRSGALIATAAAAAVALAGCTSAPADDAGSTEPAPVDFPKGNITLIVPYGAGGPSDISARALAQDLEAELGVTVVVENRPGASGITGLSEVAIGAADGYTLTYTTGDSFVQSGLREGVAYDFASFEPIAGTISQPYVLVTGSNGVDDFAALSKKGSVTYASTGNGTPTHLNTLMMFDQLGVTATQVPFNGAAEATQALVGNQVDVAMLDASVAMPQITAGALKPLAVLSADGEALEYLEDIKTLEDLGIDTSAMTTTVWGVAAPAGTDPAVVDILRAAVLAAVEGSNFQEFTQANYMPLLTGDNELNWYTSLADIAKKSKAALEKFGVSLT, encoded by the coding sequence ATGAAGTTTTCGATGCGCCGCTCCGGCGCCCTCATCGCCACAGCCGCAGCGGCGGCCGTCGCCCTCGCGGGCTGCACCAGCGCGCCCGCGGACGACGCAGGTTCCACCGAGCCCGCGCCGGTCGATTTCCCCAAGGGGAACATCACGCTGATCGTGCCCTACGGCGCGGGCGGCCCCTCCGACATCTCGGCGCGTGCGCTCGCACAGGACCTCGAGGCGGAGCTCGGTGTCACCGTCGTCGTCGAGAACCGTCCCGGCGCGTCCGGCATCACGGGACTGAGCGAGGTCGCCATCGGCGCTGCCGACGGATACACCCTCACCTACACGACCGGTGACTCCTTCGTGCAGTCGGGGCTCCGCGAGGGCGTCGCGTACGACTTCGCCAGCTTCGAGCCGATCGCGGGAACCATCTCGCAGCCCTACGTGCTGGTCACCGGCTCGAACGGCGTCGACGACTTCGCCGCGCTGAGCAAGAAGGGCAGCGTCACCTACGCGAGCACCGGTAACGGCACACCGACGCACCTCAACACGCTCATGATGTTCGACCAGCTCGGCGTCACTGCCACCCAGGTTCCGTTCAACGGCGCCGCCGAGGCCACCCAGGCCCTCGTCGGGAACCAGGTCGACGTGGCCATGCTCGACGCGTCGGTCGCCATGCCGCAGATCACCGCCGGTGCGCTCAAGCCGCTTGCGGTGCTCTCCGCTGACGGCGAGGCCCTCGAATACCTCGAGGACATCAAGACGCTCGAGGACCTCGGCATTGACACGAGCGCCATGACCACGACTGTGTGGGGCGTCGCCGCACCGGCCGGTACTGACCCTGCGGTCGTCGACATCCTGCGCGCGGCCGTGCTCGCCGCGGTCGAGGGCTCGAACTTCCAGGAGTTCACCCAGGCGAACTACATGCCTCTTCTGACGGGCGACAACGAGCTCAACTGGTACACGAGTCTCGCAGACATCGCCAAGAAGTCGAAGGCTGCGCTCGAGAAGTTCGGCGTCTCGCTCACCTGA